One segment of Dermochelys coriacea isolate rDerCor1 chromosome 27, rDerCor1.pri.v4, whole genome shotgun sequence DNA contains the following:
- the LOC119849122 gene encoding telethonin-like gives MFGKRMVLHSAGVLSAAELGCLVKEEDVVRHESFTAEWRDLSLSTRPEEGCSLREVDDRRKETYWQQQETRFVVQRSPGLIMQLGRLGEPLACYPLPYQRALPLPLFVPADLSAKAERGATPPQLRHMMDFETALAGGAPPNGQCRDKKAVSEITKELPPVVQPSRPDFGKGEFPRSLSRSLSQEAQRG, from the exons ATGTTCGGCAAGCGCATGGTGCTGCACAGCGCGGGGGTGCTGTCGGCGGCCGAGCTGGGCTGCCTGGTGAAGGAGGAGGACGTGGTGCGGCACGAATCCTTCACAGCCGAATGGAGGGACCTGTCACTCTCCACCAGGCCCGAGGAGGG ctgctccctgcgGGAGGTGGATGATCGGCGCAAGGAGACGTactggcagcagcaggagacgCGCTTCGTGGTGCAGCGATCGCCCGGGCTCATCATGCAGCTGGGCCGGCTGGGCGAGCCCCTGGCCTGCTACCCCCTGCCCTACCAGCgggcgctgcccctgcccctcttcGTGCCGGCCGACCTGAGCGCCAAGGCCGAGCGGGGAGCCACCCCGCCCCAGCTGCGCCACATGATGGACTTCGAGACGGCCCTGGCCGGGGGCGCCCCGCCCAACGGGCAGTGCCGGGACAAGAAGGCCGTGTCGGAGATCACCAAGGAGCTGCCCCCCGTCGTCCAGCCCAGCCGGCCTGACTTTGGCAAGGGGGAAttcccccgctccctgtcccgcTCCCTGTCCCAGGAGGCGCAGAGGGGCTGA
- the PGAP3 gene encoding post-GPI attachment to proteins factor 3 isoform X1, translating to MAAKGAALLLLLGAAAAPGPVRGSQGDREPVYRDCLAQCERRNCSGPGLRHFRSRQPLYMSLTGWTCRDDCKYECMWLTVGLYVQEGYRVPQFHGKWPFSRFLFFQEPASAFASFLNGLANFVMLTRYRASVPPSSPMYHTCIAFAWVSLNAWFWSTVFHTRDTDVTEKMDYFCASTVILHSIYLCCVRTLGLKHPAFANAFGGFLVLFLACHVSYLTLVRFDYGYNMAANVAIANIRPAQRASPASCDHEILRPVPLAFQAFSTSSGGWDGASGTSSASRTCGNAWWWCCSFRVWRCSSSWTSRPSSGSSTHTPSGTSAPFLSTSSSTGPLTWVPAPPNLLATSDLSDTELVPRCMVDPKCRGFRFRAMAGVMLTSSC from the exons ATGGCGGCGAAAGGGGCCGCgctgctgctcctgctcgggGCGGCAGCGGCGCCGGGCCCGGTGCGGGGCTCGCAGGGGGATCGGGAACCCGTGTACCGGGACTGCCTGGCCCAGTGCGAGCGGCGCAACTGCTCGGGGCCCGGCCTGCGGCACTTCCGCTCCCGGCAGCCGCTCTACATGAGCCTGACAG GCTGGACCTGCAGAGATGACTGTAAATATGAGTGCATGTGGCTTACAGTGGGGCTTTATGTCCAGGAAGGTTACAGAGTGCCTCAGTTTCATGGCAAG tggCCCTTTTCTCGCTTCCTGTTCTTCCAGGAACCTGCTTCTGCCTTTGCTTCTTTCCTTAATGGACTTGCCAACTTCGTGATGCTGACTAGATACAGAGCATCCGTCCCGCCTTCATCTCCCATGTACCACACCTGTATCGCCTTTGCCTGG GTTTCATTAAATGCCTGGTTCTGGTCTACAGTCTTCCATACAAGGGACACTGATGTAACCGAG AAAATGGATTACTTCTGCGCTTCCACCGTCATCCTGCACTCCATCTACCTGTGCTGCGTTAG GACCCTGGGTCTGAAACATCCAGCCTTTGCTAATGCCTTTGGGGGTTTTCTGGTCCTCTTCCTGGCCTGCCATGTCTCGTACCTGACGCTCGTGCGCTTTGACTATGGCTACAACATGGCCGCAAACGTGGCGATCG CAAACATTCGCCCAGCCCAAAGAGCAAGTCCTGCTTCCTGTGACCATGAGATCCTCCGCCCTGTACCTCTTGCCTTCCAGGCCTTCTCAACCTCTTCTGGTGGCTGGGATGGTGCGTCAGGAACCAGCAGCGCCTCCCGTACGTGTGGAAATgcgtggtggtggtgctgctccTTCAGGGTCTGGCGCTGCTCGAGCTCCTGGACTTCCCGCCCCTCTTCTGGATCTTCGACGCACACGCCATCTGGCACATCAGCACCATTCCTGTCAACGTCCTCTTCTACAG GTCCCCTGACCTGGGTGCCAGCACCCCCCAACCTCCTTGCAACTTCTGATCTGAGTGACACGGAGTTGGTGCCAAGATGTATGGTGGATCCAAAGTGCAGGGGATTTAGGTTCAGAGCCATGGCTGGTGTAATGCTGACTTCCAGCTGCTGA
- the PGAP3 gene encoding post-GPI attachment to proteins factor 3 isoform X6: MAAKGAALLLLLGAAAAPGPVRGSQGDREPVYRDCLAQCERRNCSGPGLRHFRSRQPLYMSLTGWTCRDDCKYECMWLTVGLYVQEGYRVPQFHGKVSLNAWFWSTVFHTRDTDVTEKMDYFCASTVILHSIYLCCVRTLGLKHPAFANAFGGFLVLFLACHVSYLTLVRFDYGYNMAANVAIGLLNLFWWLGWCVRNQQRLPYVWKCVVVVLLLQGLALLELLDFPPLFWIFDAHAIWHISTIPVNVLFYSFLRDDSLYLLKANSDSLKID, from the exons ATGGCGGCGAAAGGGGCCGCgctgctgctcctgctcgggGCGGCAGCGGCGCCGGGCCCGGTGCGGGGCTCGCAGGGGGATCGGGAACCCGTGTACCGGGACTGCCTGGCCCAGTGCGAGCGGCGCAACTGCTCGGGGCCCGGCCTGCGGCACTTCCGCTCCCGGCAGCCGCTCTACATGAGCCTGACAG GCTGGACCTGCAGAGATGACTGTAAATATGAGTGCATGTGGCTTACAGTGGGGCTTTATGTCCAGGAAGGTTACAGAGTGCCTCAGTTTCATGGCAAG GTTTCATTAAATGCCTGGTTCTGGTCTACAGTCTTCCATACAAGGGACACTGATGTAACCGAG AAAATGGATTACTTCTGCGCTTCCACCGTCATCCTGCACTCCATCTACCTGTGCTGCGTTAG GACCCTGGGTCTGAAACATCCAGCCTTTGCTAATGCCTTTGGGGGTTTTCTGGTCCTCTTCCTGGCCTGCCATGTCTCGTACCTGACGCTCGTGCGCTTTGACTATGGCTACAACATGGCCGCAAACGTGGCGATCG GCCTTCTCAACCTCTTCTGGTGGCTGGGATGGTGCGTCAGGAACCAGCAGCGCCTCCCGTACGTGTGGAAATgcgtggtggtggtgctgctccTTCAGGGTCTGGCGCTGCTCGAGCTCCTGGACTTCCCGCCCCTCTTCTGGATCTTCGACGCACACGCCATCTGGCACATCAGCACCATTCCTGTCAACGTCCTCTTCTACAG TTTCCTCCGTGATGATAGCCTGTACCTCTTGAAGGCAAACTCGGACAGTCTGAAAATAGACTAA
- the PGAP3 gene encoding post-GPI attachment to proteins factor 3 isoform X5, giving the protein MAAKGAALLLLLGAAAAPGPVRGSQGDREPVYRDCLAQCERRNCSGPGLRHFRSRQPLYMSLTGWTCRDDCKYECMWLTVGLYVQEGYRVPQFHGKWPFSRFLFFQEPASAFASFLNGLANFVMLTRYRASVPPSSPMYHTCIAFAWVSLNAWFWSTVFHTRDTDVTEKMDYFCASTVILHSIYLCCVRTLGLKHPAFANAFGGFLVLFLACHVSYLTLVRFDYGYNMAANVAIGLLNLFWWLGWCVRNQQRLPYVWKCVVVVLLLQGLALLELLDFPPLFWIFDAHAIWHISTIPVNVLFYRSPDLGASTPQPPCNF; this is encoded by the exons ATGGCGGCGAAAGGGGCCGCgctgctgctcctgctcgggGCGGCAGCGGCGCCGGGCCCGGTGCGGGGCTCGCAGGGGGATCGGGAACCCGTGTACCGGGACTGCCTGGCCCAGTGCGAGCGGCGCAACTGCTCGGGGCCCGGCCTGCGGCACTTCCGCTCCCGGCAGCCGCTCTACATGAGCCTGACAG GCTGGACCTGCAGAGATGACTGTAAATATGAGTGCATGTGGCTTACAGTGGGGCTTTATGTCCAGGAAGGTTACAGAGTGCCTCAGTTTCATGGCAAG tggCCCTTTTCTCGCTTCCTGTTCTTCCAGGAACCTGCTTCTGCCTTTGCTTCTTTCCTTAATGGACTTGCCAACTTCGTGATGCTGACTAGATACAGAGCATCCGTCCCGCCTTCATCTCCCATGTACCACACCTGTATCGCCTTTGCCTGG GTTTCATTAAATGCCTGGTTCTGGTCTACAGTCTTCCATACAAGGGACACTGATGTAACCGAG AAAATGGATTACTTCTGCGCTTCCACCGTCATCCTGCACTCCATCTACCTGTGCTGCGTTAG GACCCTGGGTCTGAAACATCCAGCCTTTGCTAATGCCTTTGGGGGTTTTCTGGTCCTCTTCCTGGCCTGCCATGTCTCGTACCTGACGCTCGTGCGCTTTGACTATGGCTACAACATGGCCGCAAACGTGGCGATCG GCCTTCTCAACCTCTTCTGGTGGCTGGGATGGTGCGTCAGGAACCAGCAGCGCCTCCCGTACGTGTGGAAATgcgtggtggtggtgctgctccTTCAGGGTCTGGCGCTGCTCGAGCTCCTGGACTTCCCGCCCCTCTTCTGGATCTTCGACGCACACGCCATCTGGCACATCAGCACCATTCCTGTCAACGTCCTCTTCTACAG GTCCCCTGACCTGGGTGCCAGCACCCCCCAACCTCCTTGCAACTTCTGA
- the PNMT gene encoding phenylethanolamine N-methyltransferase, producing the protein MSSIAAIGESYQKFNPRAYLQNNYMPPRADFSSEDCVVPWKLRCLAEAFATGDIHGRTLIDVGSGPTIYQLLSASDHFEEIIATDYLEVNRAVLRQWVQGEPDGFDWSPYIKHVCRIEGKGEQWKEKEQKLRGKLRQILPIDVHQPEPLGSQVCQPADALVSTFCLEAVSPDRLSFERALSNVTTLLKPGGHFLLIGALEESFYLAGEAKLSVIPVSEADVKEALSKSGYHIHDFRSYLMPPGLKIGVDDVSGVFFVHAQKKPVA; encoded by the exons ATGAGCAGCATCGCAGCCATCGGGGAGAGCTACCAGAAGTTCAACCCCAGAGCCTACCTACAAAACAACTACATGCCCCCCCGGGCTGACTTCAGCTCTGAGGACTGTGTGGTGCCCTGGAAGCTGCGGTGCCTGGCTGAAGCCTTTGCCACAG GTGACATCCACGGTCGCACCCTGATCGACGTTGGCTCCGGCCCCACCATCTACCAGCTCCTGAGCGCCTCTGACCACTTCGAGGAGATCATTGCCACCGACTACCTGGAGGTGAACCGGGCGGTGCTGCGCCAGTGGGTGCAGGGAGAGCCTGACGGCTTCGACTGGAGCCCCTACATCAAACACGTCTGCCGGATTGAGGGCAAAGG GGAGCAGTGGAAGGAGAAAGAGCAGAAGCttagagggaaactgaggcagatccTCCCCATCGATGTCCACCAGCCCGAGCCGCTGGGCTCCCAGGTGTGCCAACCGGCCGACGCCCTGGTCTCCACCTTCTGCCTGGAGGCGGTAAGCCCCGACCGGCTGAGCTTCGAGAGAGCCCTGAGTAACGTCACCACCCTTCTGAAGCCCGGGGGCCACTTTCTCCTCATTGGCGCCCTGGAGGAGTCTTTCTACCTGGCCGGTGAGGCCAAGCTCTCAGTGATCCCGGTGAGCGAGGCCGACGTCAAGGAGGCTTTGAGCAAAAGCGGCTACCACATCCACGACTTCCGCTCCTACCTCATGCCGCCCGGCCTGAAAATTGGCGTGGATGACGTGAGTGGGGTCTTCTTTGTCCATGCACAGAAGAAGCCTGTGGCCTGA
- the PGAP3 gene encoding post-GPI attachment to proteins factor 3 isoform X2, producing MAAKGAALLLLLGAAAAPGPVRGSQGDREPVYRDCLAQCERRNCSGPGLRHFRSRQPLYMSLTGWTCRDDCKYECMWLTVGLYVQEGYRVPQFHGKWPFSRFLFFQEPASAFASFLNGLANFVMLTRYRASVPPSSPMYHTCIAFAWVSLNAWFWSTVFHTRDTDVTEKMDYFCASTVILHSIYLCCVRTLGLKHPAFANAFGGFLVLFLACHVSYLTLVRFDYGYNMAANVAIANIRPAQRASPASCDHEILRPVPLAFQAFSTSSGGWDGASGTSSASRTCGNAWWWCCSFRVWRCSSSWTSRPSSGSSTHTPSGTSAPFLSTSSSTVSSVMIACTS from the exons ATGGCGGCGAAAGGGGCCGCgctgctgctcctgctcgggGCGGCAGCGGCGCCGGGCCCGGTGCGGGGCTCGCAGGGGGATCGGGAACCCGTGTACCGGGACTGCCTGGCCCAGTGCGAGCGGCGCAACTGCTCGGGGCCCGGCCTGCGGCACTTCCGCTCCCGGCAGCCGCTCTACATGAGCCTGACAG GCTGGACCTGCAGAGATGACTGTAAATATGAGTGCATGTGGCTTACAGTGGGGCTTTATGTCCAGGAAGGTTACAGAGTGCCTCAGTTTCATGGCAAG tggCCCTTTTCTCGCTTCCTGTTCTTCCAGGAACCTGCTTCTGCCTTTGCTTCTTTCCTTAATGGACTTGCCAACTTCGTGATGCTGACTAGATACAGAGCATCCGTCCCGCCTTCATCTCCCATGTACCACACCTGTATCGCCTTTGCCTGG GTTTCATTAAATGCCTGGTTCTGGTCTACAGTCTTCCATACAAGGGACACTGATGTAACCGAG AAAATGGATTACTTCTGCGCTTCCACCGTCATCCTGCACTCCATCTACCTGTGCTGCGTTAG GACCCTGGGTCTGAAACATCCAGCCTTTGCTAATGCCTTTGGGGGTTTTCTGGTCCTCTTCCTGGCCTGCCATGTCTCGTACCTGACGCTCGTGCGCTTTGACTATGGCTACAACATGGCCGCAAACGTGGCGATCG CAAACATTCGCCCAGCCCAAAGAGCAAGTCCTGCTTCCTGTGACCATGAGATCCTCCGCCCTGTACCTCTTGCCTTCCAGGCCTTCTCAACCTCTTCTGGTGGCTGGGATGGTGCGTCAGGAACCAGCAGCGCCTCCCGTACGTGTGGAAATgcgtggtggtggtgctgctccTTCAGGGTCTGGCGCTGCTCGAGCTCCTGGACTTCCCGCCCCTCTTCTGGATCTTCGACGCACACGCCATCTGGCACATCAGCACCATTCCTGTCAACGTCCTCTTCTACAG TTTCCTCCGTGATGATAGCCTGTACCTCTTGA
- the PGAP3 gene encoding post-GPI attachment to proteins factor 3 isoform X4: MSSFAHRGERLCAAPVSGGKRLLPVRPEAAVPWSGGGMAAKGAALLLLLGAAAAPGPVRGSQGDREPVYRDCLAQCERRNCSGPGLRHFRSRQPLYMSLTGWTCRDDCKYECMWLTVGLYVQEGYRVPQFHGKWPFSRFLFFQEPASAFASFLNGLANFVMLTRYRASVPPSSPMYHTCIAFAWVSLNAWFWSTVFHTRDTDVTEKMDYFCASTVILHSIYLCCVRTLGLKHPAFANAFGGFLVLFLACHVSYLTLVRFDYGYNMAANVAIGLLNLFWWLGWCVRNQQRLPYVWKCVVVVLLLQGLALLELLDFPPLFWIFDAHAIWHISTIPVNVLFYSFLRDDSLYLLKANSDSLKID, translated from the exons ATGAGCTCCTTCGCCCACCGCGGGGAACGTTTGTGCGCGGCCCCTGTTTCCGGGGGGAAGCGGCTCCTTCCGGTGCGGCCGGAAGCGGCCGTCCCATGGTCTGGCGGCGGGATGGCGGCGAAAGGGGCCGCgctgctgctcctgctcgggGCGGCAGCGGCGCCGGGCCCGGTGCGGGGCTCGCAGGGGGATCGGGAACCCGTGTACCGGGACTGCCTGGCCCAGTGCGAGCGGCGCAACTGCTCGGGGCCCGGCCTGCGGCACTTCCGCTCCCGGCAGCCGCTCTACATGAGCCTGACAG GCTGGACCTGCAGAGATGACTGTAAATATGAGTGCATGTGGCTTACAGTGGGGCTTTATGTCCAGGAAGGTTACAGAGTGCCTCAGTTTCATGGCAAG tggCCCTTTTCTCGCTTCCTGTTCTTCCAGGAACCTGCTTCTGCCTTTGCTTCTTTCCTTAATGGACTTGCCAACTTCGTGATGCTGACTAGATACAGAGCATCCGTCCCGCCTTCATCTCCCATGTACCACACCTGTATCGCCTTTGCCTGG GTTTCATTAAATGCCTGGTTCTGGTCTACAGTCTTCCATACAAGGGACACTGATGTAACCGAG AAAATGGATTACTTCTGCGCTTCCACCGTCATCCTGCACTCCATCTACCTGTGCTGCGTTAG GACCCTGGGTCTGAAACATCCAGCCTTTGCTAATGCCTTTGGGGGTTTTCTGGTCCTCTTCCTGGCCTGCCATGTCTCGTACCTGACGCTCGTGCGCTTTGACTATGGCTACAACATGGCCGCAAACGTGGCGATCG GCCTTCTCAACCTCTTCTGGTGGCTGGGATGGTGCGTCAGGAACCAGCAGCGCCTCCCGTACGTGTGGAAATgcgtggtggtggtgctgctccTTCAGGGTCTGGCGCTGCTCGAGCTCCTGGACTTCCCGCCCCTCTTCTGGATCTTCGACGCACACGCCATCTGGCACATCAGCACCATTCCTGTCAACGTCCTCTTCTACAG TTTCCTCCGTGATGATAGCCTGTACCTCTTGAAGGCAAACTCGGACAGTCTGAAAATAGACTAA
- the PGAP3 gene encoding post-GPI attachment to proteins factor 3 isoform X3, producing MAAKGAALLLLLGAAAAPGPVRGSQGDREPVYRDCLAQCERRNCSGPGLRHFRSRQPLYMSLTGWTCRDDCKYECMWLTVGLYVQEGYRVPQFHGKVSLNAWFWSTVFHTRDTDVTEKMDYFCASTVILHSIYLCCVRTLGLKHPAFANAFGGFLVLFLACHVSYLTLVRFDYGYNMAANVAIANIRPAQRASPASCDHEILRPVPLAFQAFSTSSGGWDGASGTSSASRTCGNAWWWCCSFRVWRCSSSWTSRPSSGSSTHTPSGTSAPFLSTSSSTGPLTWVPAPPNLLATSDLSDTELVPRCMVDPKCRGFRFRAMAGVMLTSSC from the exons ATGGCGGCGAAAGGGGCCGCgctgctgctcctgctcgggGCGGCAGCGGCGCCGGGCCCGGTGCGGGGCTCGCAGGGGGATCGGGAACCCGTGTACCGGGACTGCCTGGCCCAGTGCGAGCGGCGCAACTGCTCGGGGCCCGGCCTGCGGCACTTCCGCTCCCGGCAGCCGCTCTACATGAGCCTGACAG GCTGGACCTGCAGAGATGACTGTAAATATGAGTGCATGTGGCTTACAGTGGGGCTTTATGTCCAGGAAGGTTACAGAGTGCCTCAGTTTCATGGCAAG GTTTCATTAAATGCCTGGTTCTGGTCTACAGTCTTCCATACAAGGGACACTGATGTAACCGAG AAAATGGATTACTTCTGCGCTTCCACCGTCATCCTGCACTCCATCTACCTGTGCTGCGTTAG GACCCTGGGTCTGAAACATCCAGCCTTTGCTAATGCCTTTGGGGGTTTTCTGGTCCTCTTCCTGGCCTGCCATGTCTCGTACCTGACGCTCGTGCGCTTTGACTATGGCTACAACATGGCCGCAAACGTGGCGATCG CAAACATTCGCCCAGCCCAAAGAGCAAGTCCTGCTTCCTGTGACCATGAGATCCTCCGCCCTGTACCTCTTGCCTTCCAGGCCTTCTCAACCTCTTCTGGTGGCTGGGATGGTGCGTCAGGAACCAGCAGCGCCTCCCGTACGTGTGGAAATgcgtggtggtggtgctgctccTTCAGGGTCTGGCGCTGCTCGAGCTCCTGGACTTCCCGCCCCTCTTCTGGATCTTCGACGCACACGCCATCTGGCACATCAGCACCATTCCTGTCAACGTCCTCTTCTACAG GTCCCCTGACCTGGGTGCCAGCACCCCCCAACCTCCTTGCAACTTCTGATCTGAGTGACACGGAGTTGGTGCCAAGATGTATGGTGGATCCAAAGTGCAGGGGATTTAGGTTCAGAGCCATGGCTGGTGTAATGCTGACTTCCAGCTGCTGA